A section of the Pelagicoccus albus genome encodes:
- a CDS encoding outer membrane beta-barrel protein, with the protein MRDSSIVKSVTTASLAAALHFNSAASAQSLDIGEATLRFEAIGALAYYSNPYLRDEALEALFPVEDSLAFILDPTAVLEMGDDQSVYRLSGEAGVIMRRFESISELNAEDFHMEFKASFKGSKSRWNFNAETQEISLPEHHTRFSSGTPDSSRSSANWDGSYRYSPRTRLNGGFSYYKRSFDDTEEFNYSDWESFSLPVRFYYQLTEKMELGGGVRYRERSQENYDQPNDLAWHLALEGELSSKLTADLKVGILDVQGSELTSSADGELFVSGRINWQATPDARISLSTERDTYATGINDSVLREDIALTAAWRISTKLSARTSVSHMKEDFDISERKDKVNRLTAALDYMPTDSQLFSSMSLSHEQNNSNIVGYDYKNLVFNWTTGWRF; encoded by the coding sequence ATGCGGGATTCCTCTATCGTAAAGTCAGTCACCACGGCTTCATTGGCCGCTGCTCTTCATTTCAACTCTGCCGCCTCGGCCCAAAGCCTCGATATCGGCGAAGCCACCCTTCGCTTCGAAGCGATCGGTGCCCTAGCCTACTACTCCAACCCCTACCTGCGGGATGAGGCACTAGAAGCGCTATTCCCCGTTGAGGACTCCCTCGCCTTCATCCTCGATCCCACCGCGGTATTGGAGATGGGTGATGACCAAAGCGTCTACCGCTTGTCCGGCGAGGCCGGCGTTATCATGCGTCGCTTTGAATCGATTTCGGAACTGAATGCGGAGGATTTCCACATGGAGTTCAAAGCGAGCTTCAAGGGCAGCAAAAGCCGCTGGAACTTCAATGCGGAGACCCAGGAAATCTCCCTTCCTGAACACCACACCCGTTTTAGCTCCGGAACCCCCGATAGCAGCCGCAGCTCCGCGAACTGGGATGGCAGTTATCGCTACAGTCCGCGTACGCGCCTGAACGGTGGCTTCAGCTACTACAAGCGATCCTTCGACGATACAGAGGAGTTCAACTACAGCGACTGGGAGAGTTTCTCCCTGCCAGTTCGCTTCTACTATCAGTTGACCGAAAAAATGGAGCTCGGTGGCGGGGTTCGCTACCGCGAGCGCTCCCAGGAAAACTACGATCAACCCAACGACCTCGCCTGGCACCTAGCCCTAGAAGGGGAACTCAGCAGTAAGCTGACGGCTGACTTGAAAGTGGGTATTCTGGACGTACAAGGATCGGAACTGACAAGCTCCGCCGATGGAGAGCTTTTCGTATCCGGCCGAATCAACTGGCAAGCCACCCCAGACGCCCGGATCAGCCTTTCCACGGAGCGGGACACCTATGCGACCGGCATCAACGATTCGGTCCTGCGCGAGGATATCGCCCTGACCGCGGCTTGGAGAATCTCCACCAAGCTGAGTGCTCGGACCTCTGTTTCTCACATGAAGGAGGACTTCGATATCTCGGAGCGAAAGGACAAGGTGAACCGCCTTACCGCCGCTTTGGACTACATGCCAACTGACTCGCAGCTCTTCTCTTCCATGTCGCTTAGCCACGAGCAAAACAACTCCAACATCGTTGGCTACGACTACAAAAACCTCGTCTTCAACTGGACTACCGGCTGGCGCTTCTAA
- a CDS encoding glycosyltransferase: MKNSTAHSDTYFDGSDTPFCDTTKISVVIVNYFKGNQVVECVGSLRKQSISHCFEYVVLDNSVSQSEKEVLLQGLGSDVKTIFPCRNLGYSKGVNAAVKCCRTPSHVLLVNPDIVVPSEQAIETMLTEMLGDDRIGVLGTLQRNPNGEVVEVARRFPSFHKLFARRLFPGSYMDSHLLEPLLGENPIDRVEVDWVQSSFTLVRDSLWHGVGGLNERYYIFMADVDLGKRAVDSGYKVVVTSSVIVFADGLRASRGGIKSIFKSRALRVHVLDAVKYFVSAWIPERICERRTSLVVSQNS; encoded by the coding sequence ATGAAAAACTCCACAGCTCACTCCGACACCTATTTTGATGGGTCAGATACTCCCTTTTGTGATACCACGAAGATATCGGTCGTAATAGTCAATTATTTCAAGGGTAATCAAGTGGTCGAATGCGTGGGATCATTACGAAAGCAGTCTATATCTCATTGCTTTGAGTATGTAGTTTTAGACAATTCGGTTTCACAGTCTGAAAAAGAAGTTCTGCTTCAAGGTTTAGGGAGTGATGTTAAGACTATATTTCCGTGCAGAAATTTAGGATACAGCAAAGGGGTCAACGCAGCTGTAAAATGCTGTAGAACTCCGAGTCATGTACTCTTAGTAAACCCAGATATAGTCGTGCCGAGTGAGCAGGCGATCGAAACCATGCTTACTGAGATGTTAGGGGATGACCGGATTGGTGTCTTAGGAACACTCCAGCGTAATCCGAATGGGGAGGTCGTGGAGGTTGCGAGGCGATTCCCTAGTTTTCACAAGCTTTTTGCTAGAAGGTTGTTTCCTGGTTCCTACATGGATTCCCATTTGTTAGAGCCCCTTTTGGGGGAGAATCCTATTGATCGAGTCGAGGTTGATTGGGTTCAATCATCGTTTACTTTAGTAAGGGACTCCCTATGGCACGGAGTCGGCGGTCTAAATGAAAGGTATTACATCTTCATGGCGGACGTCGATTTAGGGAAGAGAGCAGTGGATAGCGGTTATAAAGTCGTGGTTACCTCGTCTGTAATTGTTTTTGCAGATGGGCTTAGGGCGAGTCGGGGCGGAATTAAGTCAATTTTTAAGAGTCGTGCACTGCGTGTTCATGTTCTCGATGCTGTTAAGTACTTTGTTAGCGCATGGATTCCCGAGAGGATTTGTGAAAGAAGGACGTCATTAGTGGTGTCCCAAAATTCCTGA
- a CDS encoding oligosaccharide flippase family protein gives MNKKIILMNAGSLWILQGVNYLAPFLVIPHLVRVLGLDLYGDYLFLVNVAAYVLVLVDFGLVNVLTREISVSRADKERIKFVFTSVLIWKILLACVGSILFIACVQLLGIRSSVGFSLGVYFSVVGITFLPVWFFQGLEKMIYVTVFSVLSRVIFTGAVFLFVRDPSDYSVLPFLGVVGVIVSVTCSFLLASRYFGGASCKVNLRNSITFCGRLGWKMFLSSAFCGVYLVSMSVALQLYRSSEEVAVFTVMDRVIRAVGFFLMPINSALFPVFSRSLGRGVVGKTDRVALFTAVSGFVMMLVCGLIYFLSDWLCFVLFDKSSDEVVVLFRWMLLVPVFVTVARSLSLNYFLVRSKETFLMVLYLFSALLAVLLGCFIVPDYGLVGAVTSVIVVELFGVFVLAFVFIYVRRKP, from the coding sequence ATGAACAAAAAAATCATTTTGATGAATGCGGGGTCTTTGTGGATCTTGCAAGGGGTCAATTATTTAGCTCCTTTTCTGGTGATTCCACATTTGGTTCGGGTGTTGGGGTTGGACTTATATGGAGACTACCTGTTCCTGGTCAATGTAGCGGCGTATGTTTTGGTGCTGGTTGATTTTGGCCTAGTAAATGTATTGACTCGAGAGATCTCCGTTTCGCGGGCTGACAAAGAGCGAATTAAATTCGTCTTTACGTCTGTATTGATTTGGAAAATTCTTTTGGCCTGCGTTGGGAGTATATTGTTCATCGCGTGTGTTCAATTGCTTGGGATACGTTCTTCTGTCGGTTTTTCCTTGGGGGTTTATTTTTCGGTGGTTGGTATTACTTTCTTACCGGTTTGGTTTTTTCAGGGACTTGAAAAGATGATATATGTAACTGTCTTTTCGGTGCTTTCTAGAGTCATATTTACCGGAGCTGTGTTTTTATTTGTTCGTGATCCTAGCGACTACAGTGTTTTACCTTTTCTTGGTGTAGTAGGGGTTATAGTCTCTGTCACATGCTCGTTCCTTTTGGCCTCTAGGTATTTTGGGGGAGCGAGTTGCAAGGTAAATTTGCGAAATAGCATTACTTTTTGCGGCAGACTTGGGTGGAAGATGTTTTTATCATCAGCATTTTGCGGTGTTTACTTGGTTTCAATGTCCGTAGCACTCCAGTTGTATCGATCTTCTGAGGAAGTCGCAGTCTTCACTGTTATGGACCGTGTTATCCGGGCTGTTGGTTTTTTCTTGATGCCTATCAATAGTGCTCTCTTTCCTGTTTTTTCACGTTCGCTTGGTCGGGGAGTTGTTGGCAAGACAGATCGTGTTGCTCTGTTTACTGCGGTTTCTGGGTTCGTGATGATGCTTGTGTGTGGTTTGATTTATTTTCTGTCGGATTGGTTGTGTTTTGTTCTATTCGATAAATCGAGCGACGAAGTCGTTGTGTTGTTTCGCTGGATGTTGCTGGTCCCTGTTTTTGTAACTGTAGCACGATCTCTTTCTTTGAATTATTTTTTAGTCCGATCAAAAGAGACCTTCTTGATGGTTCTTTATTTGTTTAGTGCTTTGTTAGCTGTGTTGTTGGGCTGTTTTATTGTGCCAGATTACGGACTCGTTGGAGCAGTTACCAGTGTGATTGTGGTGGAATTGTTTGGGGTATTTGTATTAGCTTTTGTATTTATATATGTTAGAAGAAAACCATAA
- a CDS encoding glycosyltransferase → MLEENHNYVTVVTVTYGNRVHLLEQVVDSCYVEGVDRIIIVANGVTDDVVTVLDKLVGKSRVPVRLELLEENIGSAGGFSKGLRIFSDEVGEGCVWLLDDDNVPACGSLSELKAFGRKLAGLDGGSECSALLSYRPDRQMYAQAVLEGDESIVIGPVDGFLGFSIFDRLKYSKRHLDLSKFDGNGSVAVAPYGGLFLTCSSLNRVGLPDERFYLYVDDHEWTYRLRKLGKILLVGSSRVEDVEQSWNVHEENWNFVKRLSKAPAFRLYYSTRNRVYFELNFLVNSRVRYYLNVICVSMLFVAYSVLRPRLLTVWFSALKDGFEGNLGVSRMKLGD, encoded by the coding sequence ATGTTAGAAGAAAACCATAATTATGTGACGGTTGTCACTGTGACTTACGGTAATAGGGTCCATTTGTTAGAGCAGGTGGTGGATTCTTGTTACGTTGAGGGCGTGGATCGCATAATTATTGTAGCTAATGGCGTTACTGATGACGTAGTGACTGTACTGGACAAGTTGGTAGGTAAGTCTCGCGTTCCTGTACGTTTGGAGTTGCTAGAGGAAAACATAGGGTCAGCTGGTGGTTTTAGTAAGGGATTGCGGATCTTTTCAGATGAAGTTGGCGAAGGGTGTGTCTGGTTGTTGGATGACGATAATGTTCCTGCTTGCGGAAGTCTTTCTGAGTTAAAGGCTTTCGGTCGAAAATTGGCTGGATTGGATGGTGGATCTGAGTGCTCAGCCCTGCTCAGTTACAGGCCGGATAGGCAGATGTACGCTCAGGCTGTTTTGGAAGGGGATGAGTCGATAGTTATAGGGCCTGTTGATGGCTTTTTGGGGTTCTCGATATTTGATAGGCTCAAGTATTCGAAAAGGCATCTCGATTTATCGAAGTTCGATGGAAATGGTAGCGTCGCAGTCGCGCCATATGGTGGGCTTTTCTTGACTTGCTCCTCGCTTAATCGAGTTGGCTTACCGGACGAAAGGTTTTATCTTTACGTTGATGATCATGAGTGGACATACAGGCTACGAAAGCTTGGTAAGATACTGCTTGTTGGTTCTAGTCGGGTAGAAGACGTTGAGCAGTCGTGGAACGTTCATGAGGAGAATTGGAATTTTGTTAAAAGGCTCTCTAAGGCACCTGCTTTTCGTCTCTATTACAGTACTCGCAATAGGGTTTATTTTGAGTTGAACTTCCTTGTGAATAGCCGGGTTCGGTATTACTTGAATGTTATTTGTGTTAGCATGCTGTTTGTTGCGTACTCCGTTTTGCGTCCTCGGTTATTGACTGTTTGGTTTTCAGCGTTAAAGGATGGCTTTGAGGGAAACCTTGGCGTTAGTAGGATGAAATTGGGAGATTGA
- a CDS encoding glycosyltransferase yields the protein MNLKFVVVINPLASRSPTGMGVAGNAVQDILDNGIGVAWNRVFFLINDSAIPAVLKTLLRIFICQIVPFTCRSGEFVVYTTHHGPFWRTGRHLLIVHDLICLSYPDQHKFQTLYFRKLLPVLASCSNMVVAISQCVKSEITNRYPSVDVPVCVVPSMYRLKVGLRCDSFESRLEDKRLLVVGGRYSHKNIDTVLESFLRLVSKDSGWNLVLVGFDRRIWWQDYGGFDLYPCKDNVIIFDYLSDEELEELYASSFLLLYPSLAEGMGLPPLEAYSAGCLPVVHDMPIMHETCGEGALRCDCTQSINLDEVISIVASTGFCTEYSDRVRLGREHAKRFSYKSVTDNWQALARRIYCATFRSSV from the coding sequence ATGAATTTAAAGTTTGTTGTAGTTATTAACCCGTTAGCATCTAGAAGTCCCACTGGAATGGGGGTTGCTGGAAATGCAGTTCAAGATATTTTGGATAATGGAATAGGCGTCGCGTGGAATCGTGTTTTCTTTCTAATTAATGATTCTGCGATTCCGGCTGTTCTGAAAACCCTTTTAAGGATTTTTATTTGTCAGATTGTGCCGTTTACGTGCCGGTCAGGGGAATTTGTTGTGTATACCACCCATCATGGCCCGTTTTGGCGGACAGGTCGTCATTTGCTTATTGTTCATGATCTCATATGTCTAAGCTATCCTGATCAACATAAGTTTCAGACTTTATATTTCCGAAAGCTATTGCCTGTTTTGGCTAGCTGTTCAAACATGGTTGTAGCGATATCGCAATGTGTTAAGTCGGAAATAACAAATCGCTATCCTTCTGTTGATGTTCCTGTTTGTGTTGTGCCTTCTATGTATAGGTTGAAGGTCGGTCTGCGTTGTGATAGCTTTGAGTCAAGACTGGAGGATAAGAGATTATTGGTCGTCGGGGGGCGATACTCACACAAAAATATAGACACGGTACTCGAATCATTTTTGAGGTTGGTCAGTAAGGACAGTGGGTGGAATCTTGTGCTCGTTGGTTTCGATCGCAGGATTTGGTGGCAAGATTATGGCGGGTTTGATTTGTATCCTTGTAAGGATAATGTGATTATTTTCGATTATTTGTCGGATGAAGAATTAGAGGAGTTATATGCCAGTTCGTTTTTGCTGCTTTATCCCAGTTTAGCAGAAGGGATGGGGTTGCCTCCTTTAGAGGCCTATTCTGCAGGATGTCTGCCTGTAGTCCATGACATGCCCATCATGCATGAAACATGTGGCGAAGGTGCCTTGCGATGCGACTGTACTCAATCAATCAATCTTGATGAGGTTATATCCATCGTTGCTAGTACAGGATTTTGCACTGAATATTCAGATAGGGTCCGACTTGGGCGTGAGCACGCCAAGCGATTTTCCTACAAAAGTGTCACTGACAATTGGCAGGCCTTAGCACGTAGAATTTACTGTGCTACATTTCGTTCTTCTGTTTGA